Part of the Lolium rigidum isolate FL_2022 chromosome 6, APGP_CSIRO_Lrig_0.1, whole genome shotgun sequence genome, TGGGTGAGCATGAAGATTCAGAGTACAGTACATGATTTCAGAATGTTCTTGGGTTAAAATTCAAACCTAGTAACAACTTGAAAAAATAAAGCAAAAAGGAACAAGAGTAGGCGTCCCTTCTTTTTGCATCTAAGTATATCTAACTGGTTTTTCAGTGCCTTTTCTGAAACATTAATAGCTTGCCATTGATTTGATGCTAGATACTTCGTTTCTTGTTTGTGAACTCCAGAATTACACTAACTTGAGAGACAGAAACTAAGCTTCTTTTTCATATCAAAGATCTATTATACAGAGAGAAAAAATCAGACATCATGAAGAACATGAAGCATTAATGTGATTTAGAACTTCAGGCACATATATGATTCTAGGAAGGAAGTGAATCATAGATTGAGCATGGCAGTGTTCTGGTACCAGAAATGTATAGGATGGGATGATAAATAAGTGGTAATCTATATAACTGAGTACATTAGAAAAGGCAGGAGAAATGAAACCCAATAAGGGCGGTACTATAGAGATCACCTAGATTGAACAAGGTACTTACAGCATCTCAGACTGAGCTAACTTGCTAAAAGAAAAGGTGTGAATAAGCACCAACTAAACACAATGGTAAGAAGGATACAAACTGTCGTCCAGAGTCAGAAAAAATGCTGTATAGGCATATTATCCAGCTGAATCATGCGAAGCTTTTTGTGTACCCCCTTTTCCACATATGAATCGAACATTCCATTTCATACCTTAATACTGGTTCCTGAATCTGCTTCACCACAGGTTGCTGCCTTACATGATCAGTCCACTCATCCCTAGTTTGTTTCCAAAGAGAAAAACCTGCAACGATAATTCTATCTAGTCAGATTACCATGTCAACTAAAGACTCTTCACAGGCAGACATGTGACGGCGACTTTAATCCTTAACACATGATGTTAGAACTAATCTTGACATGTGCCCTGTGTACGTGTATGTGTGCACGCCTGTGTGAGTTGTAGTGCATCTGCATGTGTGCACGTCCGTCGTTTGAGTTTGAGTTAGTGACCTGGAGAAGAGGTCATAGTGTTAGCTTGGTCAAGTTAGTTAGCTGCATTTGAGTTGCATGTGTAGACCGTGTGAGTTCTAGAGTAATTCTAGGAGTGAGTTAGTGGCCATGAGAATAGGGCTAGTTAGTGGCGTGAGTGGTGCATGCACTGTGGAGTGTTTAGTCCATGTATCCCTTTGAGTGAATGGGAAAATGGTTGTGCGGCCACAAACACAATGTAGTCACCGTGGTCATTAAGGGAGTGTTCTAGGCAAAAGCTTTTGTGCTCTTCCTTGGTtgagtgtgtgcgtgtgttttcTATTGAGAGAAATAAGAGATATTGAGAGAGTGTGAGGTAGAAGGAGATGATGGGGCTGCAAGATGCAGCCCCAAGCCCCCAACACATGAGTGGTAATTGGATTCCTATTTTCCCCATGTTATTCAGAAAGACAATCCTAATAAAGTTCAGCAATAGTTTGCCTGCACAAATTCACTAGTCAAATTTTTAGTACTATATCCATAAAgtttgtcttagatttgtctaaatttggatgtatctatacactaaatagtgtgtACATACATCCaactttagacaaatctaagacatccttttatggacagaggtagtagcaCAATTTGCAACATGTCACGCAAATGCAGTATGAATTCAAAGTTCCCGGATACATTCTCTGTTGAAACTTGATATCCTTGCAACTAAACCAATCAGTGTGAACTCAAAGTTCCTGACTGAACTCCTGCTTAGAATCACCACAATTCTCACATATCCATGCAAATAACGAAGCAGTGTGAACATATTCAGCAAGAAAATCATAATATACTGCTGAAGTATAttatgcgttttctcgaaaaaaaaaatcataatatACTTCAGCAGTAGTTTGCCTTCACATATTCATTACGGTCCGAGTTTACTAGCAAAACATGCACGATGGCATGCACAAAAAAGGTACGAAGTCAATTACTCACATGAAGTGCTTTCCCCACAACAAATCCAAACAGTGTGAACTCAATGTTCCTAACCAACTTTCATGCACATTTGGCTTAGAGTCTAGAAAATTAAGACATAATTAGTGAACAAATAGCATTGATCTTGATAAAAGCCAACAGGTAACTGACTACCGAATAAGATTTGAGAGGCCAGTACGGTTGGACGTGAACCACGCGTGTGATTACTGATTAGACCAAGAATTCTATCTTTCTACCACGATATCAAGCTAAGGCTGGTATTTTTCTCAGCTGAAATCATACAGTAACGTGTTGATAAACTAGAATGGAGCTGAACTAAATGCAGGATTCAAAAGAGAAATTACGTACCATGATTGGCAGACTCGTGGGGGTTATGACTGCTCCCGACCCCATGCTGATCGAGGTCCCACGAGGACGGGTGGACGGTCGAAACCCTTAGATCCGCCGGGTCAACCTCGATGGTGGTGGTGCTCCAGAACTCCTCCCCGACCGCGGGGCTCTGGGCGTGCGCCATGAGGCTCTTGGAGAGGTCGCCGACGTGTCTCACGGCGTCCTGACAGCATCCCAAACAGCCTCTGCTCTGTTCGCAAGGAGTTTGGACAATTAGCATGATGGCAGAGGAAGAGGGGCGAGAAGGGGAAGAAAGGGGGGAGCATGCGAAGCGAGCCCACCCGGAGCAGATGAAGATGCAGGCGGAGGAGAGGAGGCGTGGGATTGCGCGCCAGTCCCACCGCTCCCCCAGGTCCACGTCCCAGTCGCCCACCCTCCCCGCCGATCCGCCACCACGCGCAGCCGCCATGCGCACGCCTCCACCACCAGCAGCCGCTCCGCTCGCAGTCTCGACGCAGACAACCCAGATTCTGAGATTCCTGCTACTTGGGCCGCGTCGCGGTGGATGAATCGGGAGTGACGGCAATGGGAACGGAATCGCCGGATCGGATTCGGGCGAGGGCCGCCGACCGCGGCGATTTATGGGGGATGGGCCGGGCGGGGCGATGGGATTGGGCGATTTGGGATAAGGAGGAGGGTGGTGGGGGAGGTTGACGAAGATTGCACGGATGGATGACGCGATCCGTGTCCGTCGACAGTGCTTTCGGCCAGAAGACGACATGGCACGTCGTGTTCTCCGCATGGGTCGTCGTCCCGTCTCTTCCGCCCATTGGACCGGCTCGACAGACCTTGGCTCTCGCACGGAGCGTCTGCTACGCGATTTTCGTGCTGCCGGTACTCGTTTTTCTTCCATTTTTAAGCAAACTCAATCATAGCTGGTTTTATTAACTGCAGACCAAGATTACATCatcccaaaaaaattctcaaactaAAGCTATTACTAGAGCACACTAAGAATGTTCCTTTTATCATCTAATAAAAAAATCTTCCTTTATTTTGTGTTCTAAGTTCTAACAACATCTCTGTCACGCCCCCCAAATGACGCCAACCATAAATATCGTACCGGTTGTTTGAGGGAGCGTCGCACCTAGATGCCATGTTTGGGGcgggtggggtggggggggggtatgtctactcacgctttttttgttgggtctccaagagcagaggtttgtagaacaacagcaagtttttctttaagtagatcacccaaggtttatcgaactcagggaggaagaggtcaaagatatccctctcaagcaaccctgcaatcacgatacaagaaatctcttgtgaccccaacacacctaatacacttgtcagatgtataggtgcactagttcggcgaagagatagtaaaacacatgtggtatagatggatatgagtggtaatagcaatctgaataaaatatggcagcgagtaaacatgcaacagaacagtaagtaagcggtgattCAATgtttgaaaacaaggcctagggatcgtactttcactagtggacactctcaacattgatcgcataataaataataacttctctcatttgtgctacatacactcttttgttggatgacaaacaccattcgttgtgtagggctacaagagctccctcaagccggagttaacaagcgccacaacattcggcattcatatttaagtaaccttagagcataatagatctttgcaaaataaaccgagtactaacatagcatacacactatcaccattacaccatgcaggaggaatagactactttaataacatcacatgagtagcacatagactagtagcgatacaaagctcatcatatggatctcaattatgcaaagcaattcacgagatcattgtattggagtacagagagagagattaaccacatagctaccggtacagcccttagccccgggggagaactactccctcctcatcatgggagacagcgatggcggtgaagatggtggtggagtcgatggagatggctccggggcaattccccgttccggcagggtgctgggacagagacttctgtcccccgaattggagtttcgtgatggcggcggcgtccctggatgttttctggagtttcgtcaatgtgTGTCTTGTTTTTAGGTCACAagggactaaataggcgaagaggcggcgcgagggggtgccagagGTGGGCTCACCACCcctgggcgcccccccttggccgcgccgccaggtggtgtgggcccccctgatgcgcgtagatgtacacgtccgttgggaaccccaagaggaaggaaggtatgatgcgcacagtggcaagttttccctcagaaagaaaccaaggtttaatcgaaccaggaggagccaagaagcacgttgaaggttgatggtggcgaaatgtgatgcggcgcaacaccagggattccggcgccaacgtggaacctgcacaacacaaccaaagtactttgccccaacgaaacagcgaggttgtcaatctcaccggcttgtcgtaacaaaggattaaccgtattgtgtggaagatgattgtttgcaagaaaacggtaaaacaagtattgcgagtagattgtatgcgatgtaaagaataggaccggggtccacagttcattagaggtgtctctcccataagataaaagcatgttgggtgaacaaattacagtcgggcaattgacaaatagaaaagggcataacaatgcatatacatgatatgataaatatagtgagatttaatcgaggcattacgacaaagtacatagattgccatccaaccgcatctatgcctaaaaagtccaccttcgagttatcatccgaacccctttcagtattaagttgcaaagcaacgagacaattgcattaagtatggtgcgtaatgtaatcgacaactacatccttagacatagaatcaatgttttatccctagtggcaacagacacaacacaaccttagaactttccgtcatctgtcccggtgtcaatgaaggcatgaacccactatcgagcataaatactccctcttggagttaagagtaaaaacttggccagagcctctactagtaacggagagcatgcaagatcataaacaacacataaacaatagattgatNNNNNNNNNNNNNNNNNNNNNNNNNNNNNNNNNNNNNNNNNNNNNNNNNNNNNNNNNNNNNNNNNNNNNNNNNNNNNNNNNNNNNNNNNNNNNNNNNNNNaacatgtaggtatcatcaataaagtagcatggaacataagaaattatcgatacgttggagacgtatcacgctcccgatgggagtagcccccgagtctatgggcaagtgcttgcacttaggcatagactcaagttgtactactcgatgaagaatttaactatatttctggaagacttgatgaaatccatgtgctcccgatgggagtaggctccgctcgagtcgtagaatcgagttgagtctacaaaccttgattgtcatatatGCTgtagaaattatttttctatcgggtgcgcgggtagcgctcccgatgggagtagcccccgaggctacagccaagtgtttgcacttgggtgtaggctcaacttgcttttaatcgacaccacaatttttcctcttttttgTATCTTatagggagggtgaacaatactctcgataagaatagccaccgagcctatgggcaggtgcttgcacctaggcataggctcaagttgtactactcgataaagaacttgactatatttctgggcgcagcccctctttttatcgattccaggccgttgctatttttatttgacatccatatctatattgtacagggataatggtaattggggctagttcatctgacggatcaggtactagttaaccgctctagtggcaatccgcaaaaacctacttcaagatcacgtccctggacatgatcccgggataccggtgttaactcgacgggtgccgcttaaggtcttaccattctgtcgagtcccggtcatgttttatcgggtacctaacgcgtccgttaggatttttcttcgtatctcgttgatacggaaaaaagtagcaaaccgacgtcggagacggtgccacgccgctcggaacggatccggggtcttaccttcgcagagttttgcggcattcagagattattcgcgacttttagcgctctgagaatatattgtcgagtgccttgttcggctgatgcaatgacccattttgcgggctcttctatatttttctcgggtgtgatgagacagccgaatatattacgttcttctatattgtcgggtacatcaccgatgctctcgctcggaacaatatgacgagtcaatggacccgaagatttgtccactttttttttttttttttgagatcctccttgatgaaaatttcgtcgagttcctccttaaggaaaatttcgtcgggtcctccctgaggaaaattcttcgggtcctccttgaggacaattcttcgggtcctccttgaggacaattcttcgggtcctctctgaggacaattcttcgagtCCTCCTTGAGGcaaattcttcgggttctctcttgaagacaaatttcgtcgggttctctcaagatttcatCGGTTCCTCcccgaagaagatttcgtcgggttcctcttgAGGAAAATTTCGTAGGTGTAGTTCTTCTTTTTTCAACCTGAGATGTACAGTGAAGCAGTattgcgcagcccccgagtgtcgggtgcagcgaaagtaaatgataatcaactttgtgtaaaataaaggaacacttagctttattgGGCACTACGGAATTGATGCGCGATGAAGTCCTCGAGTACAGAGAAGAAGtctagccgaagtagaaaccaccaaatagcgaaaatagatgccgccaaattgttgatgaataAATAGCCGAacccccgagcgctgctggggtgatgtcatgattgttactTAGACGCTGTGTTGCAATTGTAACCCAaggcgaagttgttgtcgagccctcgagtattatccgtgtcgccgaaaaaaggccattaaggatgaaatactaaAGATGaaatccgagatgaagtacttgagatgaatccatattaaagattacaccatcatatattgaagatgaatccgccgatatcatagaggatgaatccattgacccgaagaatccagtaataaccataaaaatatgaatccgttgatatcatagaggatgaattcattgagccggagaaaatagttccagtaataaccatagaagatgaatccattgacccggaaacgcgtcgGGTGGTATTGTATTTAGAAGGAACCAATGATAGCCCGAAGAACATAAATCCAGTCATCCGGAAGTGCACCGAGTAGTACTATATAAGAAGAAATCAATGATAACCATATACATGAATCTGCTGAACCGGAGATATagatccactaagccgaagaagataaacccattaagaggaagaaaataaatccactaagcTAGGGAAGATATATCCCgaaccgaagaaaataaatccactgagccggagaaaataTATCTAGAGCCTGAAGAAAGGAAATCCACTAAACCGAAGGAAATGAATCCACTGACAACCATTAGAAACTGAATCCATATATAAATGAATCCCTTGGCCCGAAAGTTCATCTGGTCAGTGCTAGATAACCAATAAAATCCATTCACAGTAACCTAGTAATCGAGTGTATTTACAGTAACCGATGTAATGGCGCATCTCCAattgtcgggtgcggcgaaaataaataataattgaTTGTTGAAAGAGAAACACTTAGCTTTATCATTGGATGCAATGGAGTCGGCGTGGAAGTAGGCCGTCCGGC contains:
- the LOC124664719 gene encoding uncharacterized protein LOC124664719, with protein sequence MAAARGGGSAGRVGDWDVDLGERWDWRAIPRLLSSACIFICSGGCLGCCQDAVRHVGDLSKSLMAHAQSPAVGEEFWSTTTIEVDPADLRVSTVHPSSWDLDQHGVGSSHNPHESANHGFSLWKQTRDEWTDHVRQQPVVKQIQEPVLSWNAAYESLLGSNKPFPQPIPLHEMVDFLVDIWEQEGLYD